The segment GTTAAGGGCAATCGGGTGATCCGCATACCGGTTGATCAGCGGAAAAAATGGCCAATCCATAAGTTGCAACTGCGGCTTCCCCCCCTGCTCTCCGGTAATTACCGGATACATACCAGCAGTTCTATCCTGAATTAAGTCGGCATTGATGCGCACACCATATTTAAAGAGTAAATCATCCAGGCGCAGTTCGTAGGGAAATGCAAAATAGTCTTCACGTGAAGCGCTGTCCATAGTGGCCTCCAGCCTATCCAATAAAAACAGCACACGCCCACCGCTCATTATATACTGATCAAGCTTATACTTATCCTGCTCACTGAAGGGGCGTGTTGGCTTTGCAACAATCAGCGCATCATAATCTTTTAAAACCGGCTTGCGCTGAAGGTTAACCTTATACACATCATAAACATCCAGTAAGGCATTGTTTAAACTGGCCACCGCCAAGCTATCCAACTCGCCATGTCCCTGCAAAAACCCGATCCGTTTCCGATCTGTATTGGTGAGTTTGTAAATGACATTGGCTAATTCATATTCCAATCCTTCAATAGATTGATTGATTTCTTCTTCCGGCCTTCTGGCCTTATTTCCTTTTAATAATGTTACACCGGTTTCCATTCCACCATACGACAATACGGCACCCGGAAAAATTAATTTCTCAGAAGTCTGTCCATCCTTCCGATCAACCAATCGGGTAGGCGTTACGCCCTTCCTGGCCAACGCTTCCATAAATTCATTCCTCGCTTGCTGACTCATCGCAGCCGATGGATCAACAAATGTAACTTTGACTCTGTTGCCGGAGTATATCCTGAACTCATCCAACACTTCACGTATGGAATTTTTCAGTCGTCTGAAACTGGCGTTAAGGTCGCCTTCCAGGTAAACTTCAATGTAGATATCATCAACCAGGCTATTCAGCAAAGCCTTGGTTTGTGGTTTAATGGAAAATCGCTTTTCTTCCGTAAGGTCGATTCTAAAGAAACGATCTGCACTGACCAGGTTTAAAAGAATAATCAGCACCAGGCCATTAGCCAGTAGAAGTAGATCGCCTGTTTTTTTGCCTTTCAGATTTACCATGACCGTGAGCTGATAACAAGTTTGGTGAACAGCAAAAAGACAAACGCTACGCTGAAAAAATAAATCAGATCCCGGCTATCTATCAATCCTTTGCCCATGGATTCATAATGATACAGAATACCAAGCTGCTTTATTAATAAGGCATTGGATGCCCAAACATTAATAGTAGAGATAGAATCAAAACCCGTAAAGACAATAAAACATAAAAAGGCAGCCATAATAAAGGCTACAATCTGATTGGGCGTAATGGAGGAAGCGAATATACCCACCGAGCAAAATACACCGCCCAGTAAAATCAAACCTATGTACGATCCGATTACACCCGAAGTATCAATGTTACCTTGCGGATCGCCCAATAAACGAATAGAGAAATAATAAATAAGGGTGGGAAGAATTGAAAAAATAATCAACATGAAGCCTGCCAGGTATTTTCCGATGATGATATCCCAATCGGAAAGTGGCCGGGTGAGTAATAACTCCATTGTTCCTGCCCGTTTCTCTTCCGAAAAACTGCGCATGGTAATAGCTGGTATCAAAAAAATGTACACGTATGGTGCCAGCGAAAAAAGGGTATCCATATCGGCATAGCCGTACTCCAGTACCGAGGTTTCAGGAAACACCCACATTAACAATCCAATGGCTGTAAGAAACACACCAATCACGATATAGGCGATGAGGGAATTTAAGAAACCATTGAACTCTTTAACCAGAATATGGATCATGCCTCAGCTGAATTTGTGGTTAACGACCTGAAAATATTCTCCAGCGAATTTTCCTCCACCTTCAATCCCAGCAACGCAATATTCCGTTGAGCAGCAAACTTGAAAATTTCGGGGCGTATGTCTGTTGAGCCATCCGAAACCAACCTGAGTGTTGTTGGCGTTACACTGTCCACCTGTACTACACCATGCACAACACGAAGATCATCCAGACCGACTGGTTGGTCAAACTCAACAAGTACAACCGTTGAACTACCGCTTTTACCAAGCAGGTTGTTCAATTGGTCATCGGCTACAATACTGCCCTTGTTAATAACAATAACCCGATCGCATAGGGCTTGAACTTCCTGCATAATATGGGTAGAGAAAATAACTGTTTTATCAGCACTTACATCTTTAATAAGTTTTCTGATTTCCACCAACTGGTTCGGATCCAGTCCGGAAGTGGGCTCATCCAATATCAAGACTTTAGGGTTATGGATAAGCGCCTGCGCCAACCCCACCCGCTGCCGATACCCCTTGGAGAGCATTTCAATTTTTTTGTATTGCTCCTGCTCAAGGCCACAGCGCTCCACCATCTCTCCTACCCGTTTCTTCAAACTTGTTCCGCGCAAGCCGTAAAGGCTGCCGATAAAACGAAGGTATTCGTGCACGTACATGTCGAGGTAAAGTGGATTATGTTCAGGCAGGTACCCAATGATTTGCTTCACCTTCATGGGGTGTTCGGTAACATCCCAATGCTCAACTTTGATTTTTCCGGCCGATGGAGGAAGGTACGTGGTGGCGATCTTCATGGTAGTAGATTTGCCTGCCCCGTTAGGCCCCAGAAAGCCCACAATTTCACCTGCCCTAACGTTAAAGGAAATATCGTTAACGGCCTTTTGTTGCCCGTAAAGTTTGGTAAGGTGCTGAACGCTTAACGACATAGTTCAAGTAAGGGGCAAAACTAAAAAAATTAAGCTTGGGAACTAAAGCCATTCGGTCCTAAACAGGTTACGCATACTGAACGAAGCGCATCAACGTTTATTCCGGGTTAACGGCATGTAAATTGCCTCAAACCAGAATTAGTAATAATATTGAAAACTAAAAAAGTGAAGGATATGCGGTTATGGATCATTGCAATGCTGGTAGTCCTAAGTGCTGGTAAAACATTCGCACAGACCAAACCCGGCTATGAACTGCGTTTTAAAATTACCGGCCTTAAAGATACCACCGTTTACCTGGGCTATTACTATGCCGAAAGCACCTACGTGCGGGATACGGCACGCGTAAACAACAAAGGCGAGTTTGTTTTCGATAATAAGCAAACGCTTCCACAAGGCATTTACTTTATTGTGCTCGACAAAACCCGGCTTTTTGATTTTGCCGTTGGCGTCAACCAGTATTTTTCAATGGAAACAAACACTACCGACTACATAAAAAACATGGTGGTAAAAAATGATGTTGACAACAAACTCTTCTTTGAAAACATGCACTTTAACCTGGATCGAAACAAAGAAGCTGATCCCTACATTAAAATAGTACAGGACACTACGCTAAAAGACGAAGCCAAAAAGAAGGAAGCCCGCGATGCGTTCGGCAAAATCAACGATAAAGTTATGGCCTACCAAAACGAGTTGATTGCCATGCACCCAAAAACCATGACTGCCCGATTGCTTAAAAGCACCAAACGAATTGATATACCCGAGCCTCCGAAAAAAGCAGATGGCAGCATAGACTCCACTTTTCAACTGCGCTACTATCGCAAACACTTCTTCGATAATTTCGACATCAGTGATGATGCCCTCATCCGTTTGCCTCAACCCATTTACAGCCAAAAGATAAATGAGTACCTCGACAAACTTTACGCACCCCAGGTCGACACCTTGAAAAAAGCCATCGAACCGCTTATTACGCGCGCAAAACCAAACCCGGAAACCTATAAGTACTTGGTTTGGACCCTGATGCTGAAATACCAGACCCCGGAATTTATGGGGTTGGACGAGTTGTTTGTTTACCTGAACGATAAATACTTTGCTTCAGGCGAAATGGATTTTTGGGTAAACGACCGGCTAAAGAAAAATTTAAAAGACCATGCCGACCGATTGCGCAAAAGCCTGATTGGCATTACCGCCCCCAACCTGATTATGCAGGATGCCGCCCTGCAACCGCGAAACTTGCATAACATCAAAAACAAATACACCATTATCTACTTCTTCGATCCTGACTGCGGACATTGTAAAACCGAAACACCCAAACTGGTTGACTTCTATACGAAAAACAAAGCCAGGTTCGACCTGGAGGTGTTTGCTGTAAGTGCCGACACTTCCATGCAAAAAATGCGCGACTACATAAAAACCATGAACATGAAATGGATTACGGTGAATGGCCCGCGCACCTATGTTGGCTCCTACCACGACTTATACGATGCCATGACTACACCCACGATATATATTCTGGATGACAAGAAAAAAATCATTGGTAAGAAACTTCCGGTTGAACGACTGGAGGACTTCTTTATCAATTATGAAAAATTCAAAAAGAAACAGGGAACCTAACGGGCAATTCCACTCAGTAATCGGCCTTTTGTAACATTTTTTGATTTTTTAACGTCATAGATGCAACTATTCCGGGGTATCGGAGTATCTATTACGGTATTAAAGGACGAACACTATGACATTACTCAGTAAACTTCTTGGCAAAAGCCCTAAAAAAGAAATTAAGGCCCGCTGTCCGATTACGAAAGAATCCATTGAGAATGGATTTGGCTACATGCTTACCACCGCAGAAGTAGTTGCCTCCAGGAAATACTGGGACATGGTGATGACCGAACCTGAAACGCTTTCATACACCATTTCGCATTTCAGCAACCAGCCCAACGGCACACAAATGCGCAACCTCATTTTTGAAAAATACAGCTCCATCGAAAAGCCATGGATCATCTCCGACTCGTGCATTAACTTATTTGATGTGGATAAAGGCGAAGCCCGCCAACGTGCCAAACAATGGTGGGAAAACGAAGGAAACTTTGTGCCGAAGGAAGCCGGCCCGGCTGTTGAAAAGTTAGAGCCAAAAGTATTTCAATCGTTTAAAGACTATGCCGTGCTGGAAGCAGGACGAAACCGTGTACCGGTTTTATAAGATCAGCCTACCCAATTTTGACCCGCAATCCTACACAATCACTTAGATTCCGGCTCTTGGGCCTTCATGACAGTTAAGTGCATTTCCAGATTATCAGAATGTTTGAAGATCATTGGAAGCCATCTCAATGATGCAATTATTGAACCGCAGAGTACGCACAAAGGGCGCAAAGCGATACAGGCGGCCTCTTCTCTGTGAACTTGGTGCTTTCTTCGTGCCCTTAGTGGTTAAACATATTTTTGAGAAGGCTTCTAGATTGTAATTCATTATCCGCCATTCAATCTGCATCATTAAAAATGTATTTTTAACCATGTAATATTTCCCTCCGTTTTCAACCTCCCTGAAAACAGCCGATCTTTAAATCTTGCAAAATTTAAAGGGTAGTAGTATAAAATGCGCACTGTCGCTAGTACAATCTGTCAATGGTTAATAGTGCAAAACCACCATTTTAAAAATGTAGGTTTTTTGAAATAGTTGCCGTGCAACGCAGCAAAGTACGTGGTAAGTTTGATTAAACAAATCCCCCGTATATGAACAGCTTTAAACTACCCCCCCCGCAACCTTATCTTCAGGATAATGTTGCTGCTTTTACCGGCCTTGCTGGTGACCTGTACCGTTGAAGAGGAACAAACCATTGACCCGGTTAAACCCCCTGAAACGGTGAACAAGAAAAACCCCTACTCGGTTGAAAACGTAACCCAGGCCTTTGAAAACCTGGTGGCCCGCTCAGGCGGACGGATTAAGATAGCAGTGCCATCAACCACCCACAACTATGTGCAGTTCCAACCCCAAAACCTCGACCAGGTTATGCTGCTGCAGGATTTAGGCTACGACCTGTGGGACGAACCGCTTGACCAACATATTGAATACGCTGGCGACTATTATCAGCATCCTGGCTTGCCCGATTCATTGAATTACTTCTATACACTCATCCCTGAAAATTATTCGATAACCCAAAATGTACCTACACCATACTTTCGCAGGTTATTTTGTTTGATGACAACGCAGGTGACGAACAGGATATTGAGGATGACCCGTGGATACCCGACCCGGAGAATTGCCCCGATCCATATAACCCAAATTGCCCATGTTATGAAGGGCCTTGTGCCCGTACTTCTGGTGAAGGAATGGTTGACCTTCGGGAAGACCTGGTAAAGAAAACCACAAAATATTTGTTAGAGGGTGGCGTTGACCTGATGGAGCTTTATAACCAAATGATGATTTTGGCGGGCTATGAAGATGACCTGAAAGCGAATGATCTTTCTATCGATTTCATTTTTTGCTTTCAGGTGTGAAGAAGATAAAAGCCCTGAGTTTGTATTCATGATTTTTGAGTTACCTTTTAATGTGACTCCGGGCAATGATTACATAAATGTGGGGGATACCTTGTGGATTACCTCAGAAATTCCGGATACCATCCATGAGTATTATTCTGGCGATTATTACAAAATTGTAAATTTTGATTTCAGTTTTAGTTTAGGAATAAGGAAACTAGTTTCAGGAGGATTCAATTTTGGTGATCAACCTGGAGCTACCGCCCAATTCAATTTTATCCAGGAAATAGGATCGATACCATTTTTCGGAGAAACATTCAGTGATTTTAAATTAGTCTACATCAATGAAAAGTATGTTTCGAAAATTGGAATTATCCCACAAAGCACTGGCGTATACTGTTTAAACTTTTTAGGACCAAGCCAACTTGAGCTTAAGTCAGTAACCGACTTAGGGAGAACTTTAGATGGCAGACAACGAATACCAGCTTATGAAACTCTGTTCTTCATTATCAATGGCGGTAATAATAATTTGTCTCTACTTCGGGAGAACTGTATTCTTAGTTCAGATTCAAATCCCAATAATTATAGGGCTTTCTATTATGAGCAAAAAGGCACCTTTACTTTCCGTGTTGTTGAGTAGGGAAATGAATTTAGAAATATGAATGCAAAAAGCAATTACAGCAACAAAAACCTATGCCGTTGTTGGTGTTGTGCAGCGGCTATGCGGGCAGGTCACCAACAACGATTGTTATTAAAAATTTATGGATAATGGTTAAATCTTTTCGCAAAATTCCTTGTTGGTGGGCTGCGCACGTTACAGCCCGCAACACCAACAAGGGCAAGGGCAACCCAGGTAAACAACTTAGTTACAAGCTATGGCTGGTAATTTACAAAGAGTAGTAACAGGCTCATGGAGCCTGTTACTACTACTTCTCCTCTCCGCTAAATGTAACGAAGAAAAAGATCCGGAGTTTGTGTTTATGACGTTTGAGATTCCTATTACAATTAATCCAACTGGCGAAACACTTACCCTAGGTGACACTCTTTGGATTAATGGTCAATTTTCAGATACTCTATTGGATATTCATTCAGGAAAATACTTTAAACTTAAAAACTTTGATTTTAAAAGTAAAATCTGTATATCTAGAATAAACAACAATCAATTATATACATCACAACAACAACCAGCATTTAATGAATTCAGCTATTATGGTGATGTCTATCAAACAAGTTCAATCTGTGGCCCAGTAACATTTAATTATTCAAATGGTCAATATTTTTACAAAGTAGCCCTTATTCCAAAAAATACTGGAGTATTCAATATTTTCGTTAATCGTCCCGTGGATTTACATGGCTTTCCAGATGAACAAATTGATTTAGTTCCATACATCAATTTAGGTGTTGCATCTGATGGAAGAAAAAAAATACCTGTTTACGAAGCTTTTCTTTTCATTGTTAATAATGGCAGCACAAACTTTGAATTATTCAAGCAGTATGCCAAGCCGGGAACAGATATAGTACCAAGTGAAGAAAAAGGCAGCTTTACTTTTCGGGTTGTTGAATAAAAATAAGGTATGAGAAGCATTTATCTTTTACTGGCCTTGGCCGCTACCGCACAAACCTTTGGGCAGGACAAAAAATTATTTTTTGAAACTGCCCTGCGCCTGGGCACGGATGCCGAAATGGTTTTTATCGGGCCTGCCATTTCTGCTGGTGCAGGTATAAACCTGGGTGATTACGTGTCCGTCAGCACATCGTATACGTTTTACTATTCCCGCATAAGCGGCCCCGAAACGTTTTTGACCCATACCGTTGACCTTGTACCCGTTTTTCAATTTCAAAACCCCTTCCGTAAAGGCCACGGGTTGTACATTGGAGTCGGCCCTGCCTGGCAATACCGCAGGCAAGCCCCGGAAGAACTTATGGTGGAAAAACCACGGTATTGGCTCGCGGCTTTTAACCTGGGCTATCGATTTACACCCATTTTGTGTGGCAAAGAACGAGCCCTTGCGGTAGACCTAAAAGGGTTTGGCCCTTATAAACAAAACGAACCTGACGGCCAATATGTTGAAGTACTTACCCAACTTATGCTGGGGGTAAGACTTCGGTTTTAACTTCGCAATGTTTCATTTATTACGTGAACAAACTATGAACACTAAGATTATCCTTTTTAGTGCCTTGATTTGCATAATGGCTAACACTGCCTGTGCACAAGAGGGATTACCAGTAGTGAAACTTACAAAGGGTGAAAGAATGTGGTTGGCTGCTTATGACGATACCACCAAAGCCCTGGCGTGGCTATTTATAAATAAGCGGAACGTCCATACAAAAAATCAAAAGCCCCTGTACCTGGTTTTAGGCGCATCAACAGCCGCCATGATAGGTGGAGGCCTTATGCTTGAACGCGACCTGAACAGTTCCCCGACAGCTACATACGATCAAGCCAATTATGCCGGGCTTACACTGATGTTTGTCGGAACGGCAGGAGTACTGGCGAGTGGTACCGCGTTGGGTATTTCGTACATTGCCTTAAACCCCTATACGGTAAAAAAGTACGATCGGCTGCTCGCCCTGCACAAAGCCAATAAACCATTACCCGAATTTTACGTAAAGCGAATGACACCGTATCTTTCACGTACATTAACACCACCCATTAAAGAACGTTAAGCAGCCGTTGAAAGAAACTTATCCCTTTGGCGTTGTTGGTTTGTGCAGGTGGTATGTTACTTGCTCCGATCGATTGTGAACTGCACCAATTGGATCAGGGATTTTTTATAATCCGATTCAGGCAAACCAATCAGCAACTGAAGTGCTTCCTGATGATACTTGTTCATTACTTCGTTGGCATACTCAATGCCACCGGATTGTTTTACAAATGAAATAACCTCGCTTACCTTCTTAGGCTTCTCGCTTTCACTCCTTATAATTCCGATAATCTTTCGCTTCTCCAACCAGCTTGCTTTGGAAAGCCCATAAATCAACGGAAGGGTCATCTTTTTTTCCTTAATGTCAATTCCCAGTGGTTTTCCAATTTCATCTTCACCATAGTCGAACAAATCATCTTTAATTTGAAATGCCATACCAACCTTTTCACCAAATGCACGCATGGTTTTCACCACATCATTTGCGGCACCCGATGAACTGGCACCTACTGCGCAGCACGAAGCAATAAGCGAGGCTGTTTTTTGACGGATAATTTCATAATAGAGCTCCTCTGTAATATTGAGTGAACGGGCCTTCTCCATTTGCAGCAATTCGCCTTCGCTCATTTCGCGCACCGCATTGGAAACAATGTCCAGCAGGTGATAATCTTTATTCTCAACGGACAACAATAACCCTTTGGAGAGCAGGAAGTCGCCTACCAAAACGGCTACTTTGTTTTTCCACAACGCATTGATCGAAAAAAACCCACGCCTGTAGTTGGCATCATCCACTACATCGTCATGTACCAGGGTAGCCGTGTGTAGCAATTCAATTAGGGCAGCTCCCCGATAGGTAGACTCATTGATGGAGCCGCATGTACCTGCACTTAGAAACACAAACATGGGGCGCATTTGCTTGCCCTTGCGCTTCACGATATAATTCATGATCCGGTCAAGCAGCATCACCCGGGTCTTCATGGAGTCCCTGAACTTCTGCTCAAACTCACCCATCTCCCGGGCAATAGGAACCTTGATATCTTCTAGGCGTAGCGACATGCGGCACAATATTACAATGCCTGCTACCGCTTTCAAAATGGATAATTCAAACCGAAATTATGGTTAAATGGCCTCATCATTCTATCTTGGAGGGCACATAAAAATTCCCTCACAGCCCGATTACCCATGGAAAACTCCGTGACCGATCTCACTAACAATGGCCGCACAAATAAGGTGATCCTGGAACTTATAGGCTACAATCGCGAGCACTATGAAAAAGCCGACAACCTTTCCATTGAAGAAATCATCCAGCGCATCCAACCCGATCGGGTAAACTGGGTTAACGTTGATGGACTGTACGACCAAAGCATTATTGAGAAACTACAAACTCACTTTAATCTCCATTCGCTGCTGATTGAAGACGTGCTCCAAGATCAGCGACCTAAGGTTGAAGAGTATGATGATTACCTGTTTTTCACGTTAAAAATGCTGTACAGTATTAACGGTGGCGAAATTGAGTATGAACAAATCAGTTTCGTATTGGGCAGCCATTACCTGATTTGTTTTCAGGAAAAAGAAGGTGACTTGTTTGATAATTTCCGTGACCGCATACGCCTGGACCAGGGGCGCGTGCGAAAAAAGAAAGCCGATTACCTGCTTTACCGGCTTATCGATATAATTGTTGACAATTACTACAACGTATTGGACGCGATTGGTGAGCAGATTGAGGACATTGAAGAAACTTTACACAACGAACATTCCGAACATACCTTTCAACGCATCCAAAACCTGAAGAAAGAGTTGATTTACTTGCGAAAAGCAGTGTACCCCTTGCGCGATGCTCTTTCGGCTTTGTTAAAAGATAAGAATGAACTGATTGAAGAAGAGAATGAACGTTTCTTTGACGATGTGTACGATCATGTTGTGCACCTGATCGACTCCCTGGACACCTACAAAGACCTTACATCCAGTTTGCTCGACATACACATCAACACCCAAAACAACCAACTGAACAAAATCATTAAAGTACTAACCATTATCTCTACCATATTCATACCGCTCACTTTTATTGTTGGGGTTTATGGGATGAATTTCAGGTACATGCCCGAGATTGAATGGGAGTATGGCTACCCGTTTACCTGGCTGATTATGGTTTTAATGACCGTTGGCATGTTGGGGTACTTCCGGTTTAAAAAATGGTTTTAACCTTAAAGCCACTGTTCGTTAACACGCTTGCTCATGGCCCTCTATATTGTTTTGCTTTTGGTCGGTTTTATCACTCTTATAAAAGGTGCCGATTTTTTAGTGGCCGGGGCCTCATCGTTGGCAAAACGGTTTAACGTTTCCAGTTTAATTATCGGGTTAACCGTGGTGTCGTTTGGCACTTCAGCCCCTGAAATGACTGTTAATGTTATCAATTCACTGGCCGGCCGTAACGAGGCCATCTTTGGCAATATTATCGGCAGCAACATGTTCAACCTGTTATTTATATTAGGTGTTACCGGGCTCATCTATCCGCTGGTCGTACAAAAATCTTCTGTAAAATTTGAAGTTCCCTTTTCACTTTTTGGTATTGTGCTGTTGTGGGTTTTGGTAAACGATCAACTTATAAAAGGTACCGACATCGATATCCTTAGCCGTTGGGATGCACTGATTCTCTTTACCGGGTTTCTGATTTTCTTAGGATACATATACCAATCGCTAAAAACCAAAACCGATGATGAAGGTGAGCCGATAAAGGAATACAACATAGGCCTGTCATTATTAATGGTGACAGGGGGTGTGGGTATGCTGGTGGGAGGAGGTTACCTGGTTACCGAAAATGCTGTGGGTATTGCCAGGGTATTTGGATTAAGTGAAAAGCTCATCGGCTTAACCATATTGGCTGTGGGCACTTCGCTGCCCGAATTGGCCACTACGGTTGTAGCAGCATTTAAAAAGCAAACCGATATTGCTATTGGCAATGTTATCGGGTCAAATATTTTCAACATTTTTTTAATCCTGGGCGTGAATGGCATGATCAAGCCCATTGAATACCCAGACCATAACCACGCAACGTATATTGAGCAAGCTGTATTAAATACCGACCTCTATGTTTTGGCCATAGGAACCGTAGCCCTTTTAATTGCCATGTTTACCCTGAGCAAAAATAAAATTGATCGCTGGGAAGCCCTTGGA is part of the Cyclobacteriaceae bacterium genome and harbors:
- the gldG gene encoding gliding motility-associated ABC transporter substrate-binding protein GldG; its protein translation is MVNLKGKKTGDLLLLANGLVLIILLNLVSADRFFRIDLTEEKRFSIKPQTKALLNSLVDDIYIEVYLEGDLNASFRRLKNSIREVLDEFRIYSGNRVKVTFVDPSAAMSQQARNEFMEALARKGVTPTRLVDRKDGQTSEKLIFPGAVLSYGGMETGVTLLKGNKARRPEEEINQSIEGLEYELANVIYKLTNTDRKRIGFLQGHGELDSLAVASLNNALLDVYDVYKVNLQRKPVLKDYDALIVAKPTRPFSEQDKYKLDQYIMSGGRVLFLLDRLEATMDSASREDYFAFPYELRLDDLLFKYGVRINADLIQDRTAGMYPVITGEQGGKPQLQLMDWPFFPLINRYADHPIALNLDAIMVKFVSTIDTVKADGIIKTPLAFTSAFSRKVTAPVPVSINEIRRNIKPESFSSGNLPVAYLLEGKFTSVFKNRFLPEGAEQSGFKAEGSPSKIIVVSDGDIARNDINPRTGNPQQLGLDPFTNYTFANEEFLLNAIAWLVDENGLIKARSKEVKIRPLNKEKIRTEKTKWQVINLVLPIVVLMVYGMLLMYLRKRKFAAR
- the gldF gene encoding gliding motility-associated ABC transporter permease subunit GldF yields the protein MIHILVKEFNGFLNSLIAYIVIGVFLTAIGLLMWVFPETSVLEYGYADMDTLFSLAPYVYIFLIPAITMRSFSEEKRAGTMELLLTRPLSDWDIIIGKYLAGFMLIIFSILPTLIYYFSIRLLGDPQGNIDTSGVIGSYIGLILLGGVFCSVGIFASSITPNQIVAFIMAAFLCFIVFTGFDSISTINVWASNALLIKQLGILYHYESMGKGLIDSRDLIYFFSVAFVFLLFTKLVISSRSW
- the gldA gene encoding gliding motility-associated ABC transporter ATP-binding subunit GldA, yielding MSLSVQHLTKLYGQQKAVNDISFNVRAGEIVGFLGPNGAGKSTTMKIATTYLPPSAGKIKVEHWDVTEHPMKVKQIIGYLPEHNPLYLDMYVHEYLRFIGSLYGLRGTSLKKRVGEMVERCGLEQEQYKKIEMLSKGYRQRVGLAQALIHNPKVLILDEPTSGLDPNQLVEIRKLIKDVSADKTVIFSTHIMQEVQALCDRVIVINKGSIVADDQLNNLLGKSGSSTVVLVEFDQPVGLDDLRVVHGVVQVDSVTPTTLRLVSDGSTDIRPEIFKFAAQRNIALLGLKVEENSLENIFRSLTTNSAEA
- a CDS encoding DUF5106 domain-containing protein, with amino-acid sequence MRLWIIAMLVVLSAGKTFAQTKPGYELRFKITGLKDTTVYLGYYYAESTYVRDTARVNNKGEFVFDNKQTLPQGIYFIVLDKTRLFDFAVGVNQYFSMETNTTDYIKNMVVKNDVDNKLFFENMHFNLDRNKEADPYIKIVQDTTLKDEAKKKEARDAFGKINDKVMAYQNELIAMHPKTMTARLLKSTKRIDIPEPPKKADGSIDSTFQLRYYRKHFFDNFDISDDALIRLPQPIYSQKINEYLDKLYAPQVDTLKKAIEPLITRAKPNPETYKYLVWTLMLKYQTPEFMGLDELFVYLNDKYFASGEMDFWVNDRLKKNLKDHADRLRKSLIGITAPNLIMQDAALQPRNLHNIKNKYTIIYFFDPDCGHCKTETPKLVDFYTKNKARFDLEVFAVSADTSMQKMRDYIKTMNMKWITVNGPRTYVGSYHDLYDAMTTPTIYILDDKKKIIGKKLPVERLEDFFINYEKFKKKQGT
- a CDS encoding polyprenyl synthetase family protein, with protein sequence MSLRLEDIKVPIAREMGEFEQKFRDSMKTRVMLLDRIMNYIVKRKGKQMRPMFVFLSAGTCGSINESTYRGAALIELLHTATLVHDDVVDDANYRRGFFSINALWKNKVAVLVGDFLLSKGLLLSVENKDYHLLDIVSNAVREMSEGELLQMEKARSLNITEELYYEIIRQKTASLIASCCAVGASSSGAANDVVKTMRAFGEKVGMAFQIKDDLFDYGEDEIGKPLGIDIKEKKMTLPLIYGLSKASWLEKRKIIGIIRSESEKPKKVSEVISFVKQSGGIEYANEVMNKYHQEALQLLIGLPESDYKKSLIQLVQFTIDRSK
- the corA gene encoding magnesium/cobalt transporter CorA; amino-acid sequence: MENSVTDLTNNGRTNKVILELIGYNREHYEKADNLSIEEIIQRIQPDRVNWVNVDGLYDQSIIEKLQTHFNLHSLLIEDVLQDQRPKVEEYDDYLFFTLKMLYSINGGEIEYEQISFVLGSHYLICFQEKEGDLFDNFRDRIRLDQGRVRKKKADYLLYRLIDIIVDNYYNVLDAIGEQIEDIEETLHNEHSEHTFQRIQNLKKELIYLRKAVYPLRDALSALLKDKNELIEEENERFFDDVYDHVVHLIDSLDTYKDLTSSLLDIHINTQNNQLNKIIKVLTIISTIFIPLTFIVGVYGMNFRYMPEIEWEYGYPFTWLIMVLMTVGMLGYFRFKKWF
- a CDS encoding calcium/sodium antiporter — encoded protein: MALYIVLLLVGFITLIKGADFLVAGASSLAKRFNVSSLIIGLTVVSFGTSAPEMTVNVINSLAGRNEAIFGNIIGSNMFNLLFILGVTGLIYPLVVQKSSVKFEVPFSLFGIVLLWVLVNDQLIKGTDIDILSRWDALILFTGFLIFLGYIYQSLKTKTDDEGEPIKEYNIGLSLLMVTGGVGMLVGGGYLVTENAVGIARVFGLSEKLIGLTILAVGTSLPELATTVVAAFKKQTDIAIGNVIGSNIFNIFLILGVNGMIKPIEYPDHNHATYIEQAVLNTDLYVLAIGTVALLIAMFTLSKNKIDRWEALGFLLLYILYTYYLINRN